The Haliotis asinina isolate JCU_RB_2024 chromosome 2, JCU_Hal_asi_v2, whole genome shotgun sequence genomic interval GCTTCGGATGTAGAATGAAACCGAAGCGTTGTCATATCCACACTTGTCTACACTTCGTTTTCACTGTACATTAGAACAGTCGTTATTCGGATCCGTCATAATATAACCAACCATTTTTATTAACAGAGTCTAACTCCGTAAAGCACATGTCGCAGTAACAAGCACATGTGCGCCTTGCAAAATCAGTTGTTGCACGTTAGTATTGTATGTACAAAGCAGCGGGCTACTAACCGTTTGACTCTATCTACACTCAGCGATGTGTGGAGGTATATGTGGGTAAGCTTCAGCGCCTATATATAGATACCAGCAAAACAGAAGCTACACAAGGTTCCTTCGCACGAGGTACCATAAACAGTCGCCACTGATGAACAAACACAGCTAATTACAACAATTAAGTATTCACCTACCACACATTGCATCTGTCAGCTGGCCTGACCCAGCTCGCAGGACTCGAGGATATCCCAGAAAGAACGCACGTGTAAGTCAGCACAAGGACATCTGGCGTCAAGATTTACCTCGGGAAATAAGTTGGATGAGCAATACTGCTGATTGCCTCTTGGCACCTAAGGCCCAGTACTGCTGGTGGCATTAGCTCTGTTGCTCAAGGATTGTTGATCCGATAGAGTCCTGGTGTTGATACCTATCGTTTAACTGTCCAGTCTCCTTTCACTTTCTGTTGTATTTAATTTTCGATCTGTTGAAATTGTTcgattaattttaattttttctcgtttttttaaaaaaagaaaacatcgACGGTGTCAGTCTGTTGTCAAGCTACTCTACATGCTGAGTACAGGTCTCCATTCCCAGTACAAGGAGGTGATTTGTTGCTGATGTTCTTCTCTTGAggatttatttttatatttccaAAAGCAGTGAATTATAACATCCCTTTAAACCTTTCACTAAAATGATTTGAGCCTCATTACAAAAACATGCATAGTCGGTCTGAACCATTTCTTTGCACTGAGTAAAGGCTGTATATTACAAATAACATCAAAGTGGTCAGGACGTTCCTGTCGATGAAAATGGAAACGTTTACTACCTAGGTGTCGTCAAGCATCACCATTAACCATCCATTCTGATATACTGTCAACGTTACGAGATAATACTACTTTCTCTTCAAGGAGCCTTTAAACTGCTGAAATGAGTTTGGGAATAAGCCTCGAGATGACCTAGGAGCACCAACATCTTACTCTGACACTTAGGACAGTGATGATTATGGATAATCAACGACTCATCGCATGTGTCGTGGCCAATGTGGTACGTGTCTCTCATGATTGAGATGGGAACATTTTGAGGAATGAACTAGGCACTATACATGTTTCCTAATGTTGGGTTCCATCAAGACTCATAATCTCAGACACTGTTGGTCCTGGAGTGATTCGTATCGATGGATGAGTGTTGGCGTTACCACTATCAGCCCAAGACTAAATGTACCGTAAAATGAATGGAAACGCATGCCTCATTTTTCGAAGAGGGCAAACGTCGTTCCAGCAGCCGGAAAGGTGATGGCCTGAGTGTTCTGAGATTTCAAAGGAATCTTGCTCGCGGACTATCTCGGAAAAGGTCAGAGCATTAATTGTCAGCATATTGATAACCGGGTTTGACGCCCGCTTAAAAATATCACGGTTTAACTATGTGAATTGAGTGGGCTAGTTACATTTTACACATCATTTTGCACAATACGTCAGCCATATCGTTTGAATTTGAATATAAATACTAAATATAGTTAAAAACCTATCTCCGACAGTAGCATAACTAGCTGATTACAGATAAGAACACACTCTGTGTGGATGAATAGCGTCTTTACTCGAGTAATTCGACGTTTcgatgcagatttttgtttcgTTGTCAAGCAGATATGAAACAGGCAGAAAACGGGGTTTATGTATAGATTATTAACAAAACCAACAAGAAGATAATTAAGAATTAAAGTGGAGTGATGACAATGGAGAGCATATGGTTTAAGGTTAGATCTAGAAGCCAGTGTGATGGTGAGAGCAAGAGAAGTAGAACACAAGCATTTAAGGTTGATTGATGAGTTCGTCTTTGTTCATCCATACATCCTTACTTGGCTTCTAAacaaatgccactcaaagaggATAGATTATTATTTAAAACCTGTAACAGCATCTAGATGAATACATAATTAATtaataacataacataaaaatGGGATATGTATGGTTTAACGTATGTATTTCTCGTAAATTGTAAAGATTGAATATAAACGTCCGAACGGCTAAAATACGTTCAGTTCAGCAAAGGGCTATATGAAAACTTATTATTGCTTAAATCTTCTTGAAGAGATAATAAATGTTATGTACTGATTTGATATAATGAGTTATAGATCAGGTGAGTCTAGGTTACCATGCAGAGTGTCAtttatattacatgtcatgtacaaatctTTATTTCACCTATATTTGACTATTGCGATAGTATTTTGGATAATTATAACAAAGAACAAGTAAAGATTCTAGAAAACCTACACTTGGATGCTCTTCTAACAATATGTGGAGCAGCACGAGGAACCAATCGTGAAaaagaacttcaaaagaaacGGGTTATAGCTCAGTCTGACAGACTATATCACCATAATTTTTGTACATATTACAAAATGGCCAATGGGCTGACTCCTAATTACCTATCTTAATGGGTCCCACCTATTACCTCCATTATGACGGGTCACAACCTCCGGAACTCTAAAGACTTCCAGGCAAATGCAGCACGCTTACCGCAGCATATCCGATCTTTCCTGTCGTCTGTTGTTCAAGCATGGAATGCACTTGATATTAACATTAGAAATGTAGACTCCTTACCTAGGTTTAAGCAATTGATTTCCACAGAAACCAAGCTTCCTTCAAATTTTACATACATTGCTAGTTGTGGCCAGCGACGTTACCAAATTATTCTGTCTAGAATTAGGCTAGGTTGTAGTGACCTAAAAGCACACTTATTTAACAGAATCCTGATTGATAATTGGCCATAACAGAGAAGATGCTACCCGTTACTTTCTGTCCTGTCCCCGTCATGCCCAGTTTAGACTTGACAACTACTTTGTTGTTAATCACCTAAACATACATACTGTACTCTACGGCAAAGACGATTTGGACCCCTTTAGAGAATGATAACATAACTTGGCAGATATCTCATCTTAATTTTGTGCCCGtttttcatttccatggaaacaattttagTCTTATACAGGAGATTTGTATTGTTCGATATTTGCAGAGACAAAAAGGAAGACACACTTGAAAGCTCAATCCTGATGTCCTAGGCGGTGTGTGGTGCTGTTCGTGGTACCAGCCATCACAAAATATACGAAGAAACTAATTGTCACTCGACATGTCGTAGAGCATACTTTCATAATGTTTTATGAAATAGTTAATAACACTCCGCCAAGTTATGGTTGAAACATATTTAGTCGTGAAAACGAGtggattggcaaacaagctagaagctTATTTCAATGCCTCTCCACGTTACGAaagtaaataaaccaaagttctaatacaggACAGTCACATGACAAACCACAAGGTTAATGCACATGAAGCTATTTGatggttaatatttccaatgcAACCAATATATTTCTTAGAGCTACTAATTCTCAAcaatatttagtatcaaatctacaagaagcagtgacgaagatCAGATAGTTCACTATTTCCATGTAAGATATTTTTTAAGCTGTatccatgtttgtaattttCTGCATCATGTCTTAGTACAGTGTAATTGGGACACACAAGTAGATTGCAGTTGTCCCAAACGTGACTGCAATAATCAAATAACGGCAGAATGAAAGACTGGTACATGATCTGAAGTGAACTACGTGACAAACGATATTTCAAACGTCTCAAgcagtttatcataggggtAACGCTATCTACAATATTATCAATTTGAGAAGCCCACTCATCATCCTTTTGAAATATAAGACCTAAGTGTTCCCTTTTTTTCGGGGTTGAATTTCAGTTGCCATTTATTCGCCCAAATTGATATTCTTTGTAACTCATCATTAAGACTGTTTGCTGTTAAAACAGGATCTTCTATTATTACGTACAAAGATGTGTCATCAGCAAAAAGACGTATGTTACAATCAATGTTATCCACAAGGtcattaatatatattaataataatagaGGCCCTAAAACTGAACCCTGAGGAACTCCTGCCAACACAGGAATATATGTAGAGTTATATCCGTTTATAAGACTTAGTACCTTTTGGACTCTGTTACTTTGATAACTACTTAGCCATTCTATCAATTTACCCAAGGTTGACAACCTTGGCAAACTTGTTCCGCCGAGAGTATCATGTGTTGTTGGTTATAATCTGAGCGATGATTCACATCTTCAGACTATGAACtgtaaatttgtaaattatGCGAGGTTCTTTCTTCCAGACACTGTTAAGTCATGGAGTGCATTACCAGCCGAACATACAGAATCACCGAGTCTGTCAAGATTCAAACATATTATTTCAAACGATTCTATCATCTATAGTCATACTGACTTAAATTTCGACAGCAGGTTTTCGTCTCCGACCGGAATATAAGAAATATGACAGAGTTATATATCCAGCATCATATAGCTGTCGCGGCCATAACATGAAGActctgtttatgtttgttttcgtAAATTCCTCACAGCGATACACGTcaaatcatttatttttataCTAGAGGGTTTGGTTTTAATCAGTATTTTAGGAATACGGTTTAGAAATCAACACTGTTCCTCAACAGTAAACAAAGAACTTTCAATTTCAGTGGACTCGTTTATAAATTTAATAGGCAGATTTGATCCAAAATAGTTTGTTAACATGACACATACTGTTTAACAACGATTGGTGTTATTTCTCGTTGTTGCAACATGTATGAGTATTTCATTCGCACTGTACATTcatcaatacatgtatactctTCCTTCTGTTGTATGCCGGAGCGGTATTCATATGAGTCTATTTTTGTTTACCAATCTGGTTTCTTTCATAAAGGAAATTAACATGTTTAAATCAAATGAGTTGGGTTCAGTTCAAAAGGAGATACtgtcgtttccagagcagaactaaaaaccTATCCAACATTTTTCATTTGGACATGTATTAATTAAGGGCAGAAGCGCACCTTTAAAGGCTACTGAGGAATGTGTAAAACATAGCTGTGTAATTTTCCCTTTCGGTGTGGTTGTCTGGAGCAGTTCTCCAAACCTAATCTAATCGGTTCTCTCCATTTCCATGAGAACAAGTTTCATTCTGTCTCGTGGTTCATCGTGGTGTGCATAAATCTGTATGCACTCTGAAAGTACGTTTTTCTTCAAATAAACAGACTGATATTTGATGGCTTTTGTAATATCTTCTGGTCCTTGGATTATTAAATTTCCTAACTTTATTTCCAATTTATAGTGAGTTTTTTTTCTTCCTTTTGTCAGTTTATGTTTACGTTCCCGAATTGATGTGCCAACGTCAATGTCAAGGTCTACCCTTGCCTCAAGGAACAAATGTCTCATAAATAATGTTAAACAAATCAATAAACTTAATAGCTACTGAGCCAATATCGATTATAATTTATATCCTACTGTAGTATATGCTGATAAATTGCGTTCTTTAGTAATCGCATGCCGTCTTTTACGCTTTCGGGCGAGGAGATCAGATCAAGGCTTGTTGTTGTGGTTGCGAGTGAGGTATGTGACCTCAAACACATTAACTTGAGTTGAAGTATTTGTCAGCGTGTGGTGATTTTAATACTGCTTTTCCGAACGGACATTTGAAACGAAGATGTGGTGAATGAAGCTTGCATTATGAGCTAGTCTTCGTGCCGTGATGTGAGACTTTTAGGGGCGCTTTGTTGGATTAGTAAGTGAAGTTGACTGCTTCGGTTTACAGCAAAAAATTATAACGATTACAGAAACTGAAGGGCATCATACTACTATGAGGTAGTGTTTATACAGTTAAGTGGATCGCGGTGGCGTTACAATGGCGTGGCGAAGGCTGCTAACTACACAAAGCAGTTGGGATTGAGAAATAAAAGCGGCTTAATGGGAGAAGGCAGTAGTATCAACAAATTGATAAACAAAAGGATTTTGAATCTGTGACAGATACACTACATTACAGAAATAACATATCACGAGAATTCACGAAAATGTTATTCTACGAACTGCTAATTATCATGGCTTCCTCATTTAAACTATTCCCCAAAGCAAACCACTCTTGTCAATCTTTCGGCAAAAACATTGCATGACAAAGGCCTTGTTGTTGTCTTGCCTTAATCACATTCAACCTTTCACGTTTAATCTCTTTCGTAAATAGCGTCTTCCAACATCATATGTAAGCCAAAGTGCAGTTAATTTGATTGACTGAACTCAATCAACACCCGTCAACTCGAATAGTGTATAAAAGACGTGAGTATATCTCAACTCCCATCACTCATGAATCAGCAACCCTGGCCACTTCACTCGTTTTCAAAGATGGCAAAGTCATACTCCGACCACTCCATCAGCACAATCCTTGGTTTACACAAAGGTAAGTATTCATGCATGGTAAATCAAGGATTAAAGCGTCAAATTGAGTTTTGTGAGATTTCATCATTTCAAATCATGACAGCATCTGATATTAAGAATGAACCTATGGGAACAATACTCTGATGTTACTTGATCCAAGTGCATTTTTAATACGTACTTTGTCATCCAGAGTTCCCACGAACATCCAGTTCAACAAGATGCCGGACGGTGCCAGAAAGAAAACGTACCTTGTACAGTCAACATGCGCTTGATAAGATGGAGGCGATCTTTGAAAAGAATCCCTATCCAGATCTTGACATCAGAGAGAGTCTTTCCGAAGAGTTCGAGATCCCGGAGTCCAAAATACAGGTGTGCAGTCATGCTAGTTAATAATTGTGTAAATCAACTCTTAGAAATTTAATTGCATTGAAGAAGATGTTTTACTACATGATGCTGACCACATTCTTTTTCCTATTTCCAGGTGTGGTTTCAGAATCGTCGTACTCGCCGAGGACGTACAAAGACCCGACGTGGACCCTGTAGCTCCAAACAGACGATCAGTAAACCACCATACTCTCATCCCATATCGCCTCTTCCCTACTGCAACCCCCTACCATGGTTCCACGTTCCATCATCCTTGTTGCCAGATCTTCTACCCCGTTGTTCCCCAACAGCTGACTACTTCATCCCGTCTCACTCCAGAGCCAAACACCTATCACAGCAACAAGACAAACTGAGAGATCTCTTGATTGGAGAGTTGAGGGCCTACGAGGTCAAAGCTTCCAGCTCCACGGATTCGGATGGCGATTTCAACTTAACATCAGATATTTGCTGACCTCACAAGTGATGTATCATGATAGTGCTATCCGTCACCGGGAGAACGACCTGTGGGTTAGTGCTAGAGACAATGACAACTAAGTCAATGTTCAATTCCAGAAGGCGTTTATGGTGCTGCTCGTGAGAAAACTGTTTATGTTCGAATTGCCCAATGAATTGTGTAATAAACAGCCTCCATTCCATTAATATCCATGTCGTTATCTCTCATTGGTTGATAATATAATAATCACGTGAAGATCGTTATGTTCCAAGGAGCTACATTATTAACACAAAGGTTCCATGCTTGGACTGTATTTGGGTGAGGTATTCAACGGTTTGAAGACGCAGGTCCTTGCGATACACAAGCTTGTCCCTCAGTGCTAAATCATTGATGCAATGTCTCACATAACATGTTTAACATATACACCATGCAGAGACAGACAAAGCCAcatgacagaaatacatttcacctCCAAGGAGCTCTCAACAGAATTCTTAACATTAGCATGAACTTCATTTACACCAATGTTTTCAAGATAGTTCATTATTATTTCCAACTtttgcaatgacatatattctC includes:
- the LOC137273070 gene encoding retinal homeobox protein Rx2-like, with amino-acid sequence MEAIFEKNPYPDLDIRESLSEEFEIPESKIQVWFQNRRTRRGRTKTRRGPCSSKQTISKPPYSHPISPLPYCNPLPWFHVPSSLLPDLLPRCSPTADYFIPSHSRAKHLSQQQDKLRDLLIGELRAYEVKASSSTDSDGDFNLTSDIC